The following proteins are co-located in the Argopecten irradians isolate NY chromosome 9, Ai_NY, whole genome shotgun sequence genome:
- the LOC138330878 gene encoding sodium- and chloride-dependent glycine transporter 1-like, with translation MRSWIIEYLVNSFQAELPWTSCNNTWNTENCITGFHQSPNNRNISSHSSSTGNPLSKNVTLITSSPVSAIEEFWMKKVLRRSSGIEDIGEVNGMYILYYIVVRVIVFLACVKSVKSLGKVMYVTAILPVVLVILIWVRALFLPGATEGMLYFITPDFTKLGNIEVWIEAAFMTFYTLGPGWGGLMMMGCHNHFRTNCLRAAVSTTVATLLYGLLNGLVVFSVLGVMASEANVPITDAVTSGGFSIGFIAYPKALSYFPLPQVWCVLFFVTLLLPGIDAMTIETEPVMLILEENFPSFLHNKRPWLLGGFSVLALLLSIPFATKAGVYMFQLVDWYLATWSIMLICIGESIVFFWIYGGDKIDRDIQLMLGRPLPALIRFSCAFIMPMFLLFLLVVSVYTYRPPTLGSYTYPTYATAIGWCFSLASVVPIILYAVRIIITQKGSLKKRLRISTTPTTEWGPACRDVTIPLLKTDRSLSFRELVLFNFYGNRDNTHLRITTENDSKPNDAL, from the exons ATGCGATCCTGGATCATCGAGTACCTGGTGAATTCCTTCCAAGCCGAGCTTCCTTGGACCAGCTGCAACAACACCTGGAACACGGAGAATTGCATCACAGGATTTCACCAAAGTCCCAACAACCGGAATATTTCATCGCATAGCTCGTCCACGGGAAATCCACTTTCTAAAAAC GTCACACTGATTACTTCCTCACCAGTATCGGCTATAGAAGAATTCTGGAT GAAGAAAGTGCTACGTCGATCGAGTGGGATAGAAGATATCGGGGAGGTTAATGGAATGTATATTCTCTACTACATTGTTGTCCGTGTGATCGTCTTCCTGGCCTGTGTGAAAAGTGTTAAGTCATTAGGAAAG GTGATGTACGTAACCGCCATCTTGCCTGTAGTTCTGGTAATCCTTATTTGGGTCAGGGCGCTCTTCCTACCAGGAGCCACAGAAGGCATGCTGTACTTTATAACGCCAGATTTTACAAAACTTGGTAACATCGAG GTGTGGATTGAAGCCGCCTTTATGACATTTTACACCCTTGGACCTGGTTGGGGAGGACTCATGATGATGGGATGTCATAATCACTTCCGGACCAATTGTCTGAG GGCGGCAGTATCCACGACAGTGGCGACCTTACTGTACGGCCTTCTGAATGGACTGGTTGTCTTCTCCGTGTTAGGGGTCATGGCGTCAGAAGCCAACGTACCAATCACCGACGCTGTTACATCAG gTGGATTTTCGATTGGGTTCATTGCGTATCCAAAGGCGttgagttatttccccttgcCACAAGTTTGGTGCGTTTTGTTTTTTGTCACGCTTCTTTTACCGGGCATTGATGCTATG ACCATTGAAACTGAACCGGTAATGCTAATCTTGGAGGAAAATTTTCCAAGCTTTCTACACAATAAACGTCCATGGTTACTAGGCGGGTTTAGCGTTCTTGCACTCTTGCTGAGCATTCCTTTTGCTACAAAG GCTGGGGTCTACATGTTCCAACTGGTTGACTGGTATCTCGCTACTTGGAGTATCATGCTGATCTGTATAGGAGAATCTATCGTTTTCTTTTGGATATATG GTGGGGACAAGATTGATAGAGATATACAGCTGATGCTCGGAAGGCCTCTACCAGCACTCATCAGATTTAGCTGTGCTTTCATTATGCCAATGTTTCTACTG TTCCTACTTGTGGTAAGCGTGTACACCTATCGACCCCCAACCCTGGGGAGTTATACTTACCCTACCTACGCCACGGCTATTGGATGGTGCTTCTCTCTGGCCTCAGTTGTACCCATCATCCTGTACGCGGTCAGGATTATCATTACACAGAAAGGATCTCTGAAAAAG CGCCTAAGGATCTCCACCACTCCAACAACAGAATGGGGACCCGCCTGCCGTGACGTCACCATACCACTGCTCAAAACTGACCGCAGTTTGTCTTTCCGAGAGTTAGTCTTATTCAACTTCTACGGAAATCGGGATAATACTCATTTACGTATAACAACTGAAAATGATTCTAAGCCAAATGATGCTCTGTGA